A single Halarcobacter anaerophilus DNA region contains:
- a CDS encoding ABC transporter permease → MFSFQRLRAIFLKESLQIIRDPSALIIALILPLMLLFLMGYAISLDSKNIPVGIVVEKSSKYTQSLVKAFESSESFEVSLAKDKRTFTKYLQEGKLRAMIVIPSTFDKDILNSNPKIQIITDGSEPNIAGYVNKYSQELWQNWLVYENLATNSLIDIKTRYWFNAPLLSSYFLFPGSIAVILTLIGTLLTALVVAREWERGTMEAIMSTPTTILELLLGKLLPYFVLAMFSLIICILITLLWFEIPFRGSYLILFLTSAVYLIPSLSLGLLISTLAKNQFVAAQMALIIGFLPAMILSGFIFQISSMPVWLQFITNFIPATYFTTILQTLFLSGNIYEVIIPNTLWMLLIGIVLFAIIFKITKKKLN, encoded by the coding sequence ATGTTTAGTTTTCAAAGATTAAGAGCAATTTTTTTAAAAGAGAGTCTTCAAATAATAAGAGATCCCAGTGCTTTGATTATTGCTTTGATTCTTCCTTTGATGCTGCTTTTTCTAATGGGTTATGCTATTTCTCTGGATTCAAAAAATATTCCTGTAGGAATTGTAGTTGAAAAGAGTTCGAAATATACTCAAAGTTTGGTAAAAGCTTTTGAAAGCAGTGAAAGTTTTGAGGTTAGTTTGGCAAAAGATAAAAGAACCTTTACAAAATATCTTCAAGAAGGAAAATTAAGAGCTATGATTGTTATTCCTTCAACTTTTGATAAAGATATTTTAAACAGCAATCCAAAAATCCAAATCATCACAGACGGAAGCGAACCTAATATTGCAGGTTATGTAAACAAATATTCCCAAGAACTTTGGCAAAATTGGCTTGTATATGAAAATTTGGCAACAAATTCACTCATAGATATAAAAACCAGATATTGGTTTAATGCACCTTTATTAAGCAGTTATTTTCTGTTTCCAGGTTCTATTGCCGTAATTTTGACTTTAATAGGAACTTTACTTACGGCGTTGGTTGTAGCAAGAGAGTGGGAAAGAGGAACGATGGAAGCTATTATGTCAACGCCTACGACTATTTTAGAGCTTCTGTTAGGAAAACTTTTGCCCTACTTTGTTTTGGCAATGTTCTCTTTGATAATTTGTATTTTAATTACCCTTCTTTGGTTTGAAATTCCTTTTAGAGGTTCATATTTAATCCTTTTTTTAACCTCGGCTGTATATTTGATCCCTTCTCTAAGTCTTGGTTTGTTAATTTCAACATTGGCTAAAAATCAGTTTGTAGCAGCCCAAATGGCTCTTATAATAGGATTTTTACCTGCAATGATTTTATCGGGCTTTATATTTCAAATAAGCAGTATGCCTGTTTGGCTGCAGTTTATTACAAATTTTATTCCCGCAACATATTTTACGACTATTTTGCAAACTCTGTTTTTATCGGGAAATATATATGAAGTAATAATTCCTAATACTTTATGGATGCTGCTTATAGGAATTGTACTTTTTGCAATAATTTTTAAAATCACAAAAAAGAAGTTAAACTGA
- a CDS encoding ATP-binding cassette domain-containing protein: MPLVLAKNLCKNFGDIKAISNLNLQIQKGKITGLVGPDGAGKTTLIRMMTGLLDLDEGELEILGFSLPKDAVKIQEEIGYMPQKFGLYEDLSVLENLKLYSNLQSIEKSKQKQRIEELLEFINLKDFKSFLARDLSGGMKQKLGLACALIKKPKLLLLDEPGVGVDPISRKELWSIVNQLINDGVTVIWSTAYLDEAALCDEVILLNEGDILFNGIPLDLSNTMKGKVFKIVGKLENKRETLRLALKNENIKDGVILGNSIKVICEDEKLLPSLESINAQNCKYEKMEPNFEDGFMNILKGNFNGESLLAKQISELETNGEENLIEAIDLTKKFGSFTATDKVNFKIQKGEIFGFLGPNGAGKSTTFKMLCGLITPTSGSAKVLGMNLEKSSYKARKKIGYMSQKFSLYADISVFENLKFFAGVYGLKGKKRKEKIENMIKIFELEKYRKTAAKNLPLGYKQRLSLSCAVMHDPVVLFLDEPTSGIDPQTRREFWNHIYAMVQKGMTIMVTTHFMDEAEYCDRIALIYKGKAIALDTPHNLINQIGENATMEEAFIELIKREDNV; the protein is encoded by the coding sequence ATGCCTCTTGTTTTAGCTAAAAATCTGTGTAAAAACTTTGGTGATATAAAAGCTATTTCCAATTTAAATTTGCAAATACAAAAGGGTAAAATTACCGGTTTAGTAGGTCCTGACGGAGCTGGAAAAACAACGCTTATTAGAATGATGACGGGACTTTTGGATTTAGATGAAGGAGAACTTGAAATATTAGGATTTTCTTTACCTAAAGATGCAGTTAAAATACAAGAAGAGATTGGATATATGCCTCAAAAATTCGGACTTTATGAGGATTTATCCGTACTTGAGAATCTAAAACTTTATTCAAATTTACAATCAATAGAAAAATCAAAACAGAAACAAAGAATTGAAGAGTTACTTGAATTTATAAATTTAAAAGATTTTAAATCTTTTTTAGCAAGAGATTTATCAGGAGGAATGAAACAAAAGTTAGGTCTTGCCTGCGCTCTTATTAAAAAACCAAAACTCTTGCTTCTTGATGAACCTGGAGTAGGAGTCGATCCTATTTCAAGAAAAGAGTTATGGAGTATAGTAAATCAGTTGATAAATGACGGGGTAACCGTTATTTGGAGTACTGCTTATTTAGATGAAGCGGCGCTTTGTGATGAAGTTATTCTTTTAAATGAAGGAGATATTTTATTTAACGGAATCCCCTTGGATTTAAGCAATACAATGAAAGGCAAAGTCTTTAAAATAGTAGGGAAATTAGAAAATAAAAGAGAGACTTTAAGATTAGCACTTAAAAATGAAAATATAAAAGACGGCGTAATCCTAGGAAACAGCATAAAAGTAATATGCGAAGATGAAAAACTTCTACCCTCTTTAGAAAGTATAAATGCCCAAAATTGCAAATATGAAAAGATGGAACCGAATTTTGAAGACGGGTTTATGAATATTTTAAAAGGAAACTTCAACGGAGAATCTCTTTTGGCAAAACAGATTTCAGAACTTGAAACAAACGGGGAAGAAAATCTTATAGAAGCTATTGATTTAACAAAAAAATTCGGTTCTTTCACGGCTACAGATAAAGTTAATTTTAAAATACAAAAAGGTGAAATTTTCGGTTTTTTAGGTCCAAACGGAGCTGGAAAATCTACTACTTTTAAAATGCTCTGCGGTCTTATAACACCAACTAGCGGTAGTGCAAAAGTTTTAGGTATGAATTTGGAAAAATCTTCATATAAAGCAAGAAAAAAAATAGGCTATATGTCTCAAAAGTTTTCACTCTACGCAGATATCTCAGTTTTTGAAAATCTTAAATTTTTTGCGGGAGTTTATGGATTAAAAGGCAAAAAAAGAAAAGAAAAGATTGAAAATATGATTAAAATTTTTGAACTTGAGAAATATAGAAAAACAGCGGCAAAAAATCTGCCTTTGGGATATAAACAAAGACTCTCTTTATCTTGTGCCGTTATGCATGATCCTGTAGTTTTATTTTTAGATGAGCCAACGTCCGGAATTGATCCCCAAACCAGACGTGAATTTTGGAATCATATTTACGCAATGGTGCAAAAAGGTATGACAATCATGGTTACAACCCATTTTATGGATGAAGCAGAGTATTGTGACAGAATTGCTTTAATTTATAAAGGCAAAGCCATAGCTCTTGATACTCCTCATAATCTAATTAATCAAATTGGAGAAAATGCTACTATGGAAGAGGCTTTTATCGAACTTATTAAAAGAGAAGACAATGTTTAG